The following are encoded in a window of Lactobacillus intestinalis genomic DNA:
- the rsmH gene encoding 16S rRNA (cytosine(1402)-N(4))-methyltransferase RsmH, translating to MEFKHTSVLLHETIDNLKPKNDGLYVDATFGGGGHAKYLLSKIDSGTLIGFDQDEYAIKSAEQNFADLLKEDSNPRLKLVHDNFSHLEKNLVDLGYSDGIDGIYYDLGVSSPQFDQADRGFSYRFNARLDMRMDQSQELDAYQLVNTLSQKELANIFYKYGGEKFSRQIARQIVEKRRKKPIETTFELVDVIKEAIPAFARRTGGHPAKKSFQALRVAVNHELDVLEESLKEAIKILRPGGRISVITFQSDEDKIVKKIFKKYSEVEVPRGMPIVPDDLKPTLRLVNRKPITASSSELENNNRSHSAKLRVAEKI from the coding sequence ATGGAATTTAAACACACCAGTGTACTCTTACACGAAACCATAGACAATTTAAAACCAAAAAACGATGGTCTTTATGTAGATGCAACTTTTGGCGGAGGCGGACACGCTAAATATTTGTTAAGTAAAATTGATTCCGGTACGTTGATCGGTTTTGATCAAGATGAATATGCAATAAAGTCGGCAGAGCAAAACTTTGCTGATTTATTGAAAGAAGATAGCAATCCAAGGTTAAAACTTGTACATGATAACTTCAGTCATTTGGAAAAGAACCTGGTAGATCTAGGCTACTCAGATGGAATTGATGGTATCTATTATGACTTAGGAGTATCTTCCCCTCAATTTGATCAAGCCGATCGCGGTTTTTCTTACCGTTTTAACGCCCGATTGGATATGAGAATGGATCAAAGTCAAGAACTTGATGCATATCAATTAGTTAATACGCTTAGTCAAAAAGAATTAGCGAATATTTTTTATAAATATGGTGGTGAGAAATTTTCTCGCCAAATTGCACGCCAAATAGTTGAAAAACGGAGAAAAAAGCCAATTGAGACCACGTTTGAATTAGTAGACGTGATTAAAGAAGCAATTCCCGCATTTGCACGAAGGACTGGAGGACACCCAGCAAAGAAGAGTTTCCAAGCATTAAGGGTGGCCGTGAATCATGAACTTGATGTCTTAGAAGAATCCCTGAAAGAAGCCATCAAGATTCTTCGACCAGGCGGTCGAATTAGCGTTATCACTTTCCAGTCTGATGAAGATAAAATCGTAAAAAAGATTTTTAAGAAATATTCAGAAGTTGAAGTGCCAAGAGGGATGCCAATAGTCCCAGATGACTTAAAGCCAACACTTCGTTTGGTAAATCGTAAGCCAATCACTGCTTCTTCTTCTGAATTAGAAAACAACAACCGCTCACACAGTGCAAAACTACGGGTTGCAGAAAAGATATAA
- a CDS encoding rod shape-determining protein, with translation MFGLGTKNIGIDLGTANTLVFMEGKGIVLREPSVVAKNTQTGDVIAVGSEAKEMIGRTPGTIVAIRPMKDGVIADYDTTAAMLKYFMEKTVGNSKPSVMICVPSGVTEVEKRAVIDAARVAGAREAFVIEEPFAAAIGAGLPVMDPTGSMVVDIGGGTTDVATISLGGIVSSTSIRQAGDKFNTAIINYVHSNFNLLIGERTAEDIKIQIGSASVEKAKEIESMNIRGRDLVTGLPKSVDVEAEDVARAIQDVVQDIIVAIKETLEQTSPEIAADVIDHGIVLTGGGALLKHLPEVISEATKVPVFIAQDPLDCVAIGTGESLKNIEVMRRSRK, from the coding sequence GTGTTTGGATTAGGTACAAAAAATATTGGTATCGACTTAGGTACAGCCAATACACTTGTGTTTATGGAAGGTAAAGGAATCGTATTAAGAGAACCTTCTGTAGTTGCAAAAAATACACAAACTGGTGACGTTATTGCCGTTGGTTCTGAAGCTAAGGAAATGATTGGTAGAACTCCAGGAACTATTGTGGCTATTCGTCCTATGAAAGATGGAGTTATTGCCGATTACGATACAACAGCAGCAATGCTTAAGTACTTTATGGAAAAGACTGTTGGTAATTCAAAGCCTTCAGTTATGATTTGTGTTCCTTCAGGTGTTACTGAAGTTGAAAAGCGTGCGGTTATTGATGCTGCCCGTGTTGCCGGTGCTCGTGAAGCATTTGTAATTGAAGAACCATTTGCTGCAGCTATTGGTGCTGGTCTTCCTGTAATGGATCCAACTGGTTCAATGGTTGTTGATATTGGTGGTGGTACTACTGATGTAGCTACTATTTCACTTGGTGGTATTGTTTCATCAACTTCAATTCGTCAAGCTGGAGACAAGTTTAATACCGCAATTATTAATTACGTTCACTCTAACTTTAATTTATTGATTGGTGAAAGAACTGCTGAAGATATTAAGATTCAAATCGGTTCTGCTTCTGTTGAAAAGGCTAAAGAAATTGAATCAATGAATATTCGTGGTCGTGATTTAGTTACTGGTCTTCCAAAATCAGTAGATGTTGAAGCAGAAGATGTAGCTCGTGCAATTCAAGATGTAGTTCAAGACATTATTGTCGCAATCAAGGAAACTTTAGAACAAACTTCTCCTGAAATTGCAGCCGATGTTATTGATCACGGTATTGTATTAACTGGTGGTGGTGCTCTTCTTAAGCACTTACCAGAAGTTATTTCTGAAGCAACTAAAGTCCCAGTATTTATTGCTCAAGATCCACTTGATTGTGTAGCAATTGGTACTGGTGAATCACTTAAGAATATTGAAGTAATGCGTAGAAGTCGCAAATAA
- a CDS encoding bifunctional folylpolyglutamate synthase/dihydrofolate synthase, whose amino-acid sequence MKFTNAQDVISYLYSLPNLHAKNDLSYIKTVLKELGNPQNKVKTIHITGTNGKGSTSYYLSNLLKKAGQRTGLFVSPYIYEFNERIQLNNKNISDKDLVQVANLVEKAIEKIKEQDPKFSLVTFEYEVAMAFVYFSLKNCDYAVIEVGIGAEHDKTNVIVPEVSVITTIGLDHEKIIGPTIEDIAQEKSGIIKQNRPLVLGDITKQVLPIVEAKAHKLHSPIYLLGRDFTVESDSKIKCQINKKTYVLDLRPKVESYDIAVSLQAFLLLHLDLSTEKIQEAIDSTRIPGRYHLLSHAPMVILDGAHNIQAMQNLLEFVHAQKKKLNGKLRVLITMMKDKDIEEVFSLFDPDDEIVLTTIPYPRAAKLADFPKNIRSNYLYQVNWQDAFDELQNKSKNNDILLVTGSFYLVGAVLEMEGIDASPRN is encoded by the coding sequence TTGAAATTTACTAATGCTCAAGATGTAATTTCTTATCTTTATTCTTTGCCCAATTTGCATGCAAAAAACGACTTAAGCTATATTAAGACTGTTTTAAAAGAATTAGGTAATCCGCAAAATAAAGTAAAGACAATTCATATCACAGGTACTAATGGTAAAGGGTCAACCTCATATTATTTAAGTAATCTTCTTAAAAAGGCTGGTCAACGGACTGGCCTTTTTGTCTCACCATATATCTACGAGTTCAATGAACGAATTCAATTAAATAATAAAAATATTAGTGATAAAGATTTGGTCCAAGTCGCTAATTTGGTTGAGAAAGCAATTGAAAAAATAAAAGAGCAAGATCCAAAGTTTTCATTAGTTACTTTTGAATATGAAGTTGCGATGGCTTTTGTCTATTTTTCCCTTAAAAATTGTGACTATGCAGTGATCGAAGTTGGTATTGGTGCAGAACATGATAAAACGAATGTAATTGTACCTGAAGTCAGTGTGATCACAACAATTGGCCTAGATCATGAAAAGATCATCGGACCGACTATTGAGGATATTGCGCAAGAAAAAAGTGGAATCATTAAGCAAAATCGGCCACTTGTTTTAGGGGATATCACTAAGCAAGTGTTGCCGATTGTTGAAGCAAAAGCTCATAAGTTGCATTCACCAATCTATTTATTGGGAAGAGACTTTACGGTTGAAAGTGATTCAAAGATTAAATGTCAAATTAATAAAAAGACTTATGTCCTTGATTTGAGACCCAAGGTTGAAAGTTATGATATTGCTGTAAGCTTGCAAGCATTTTTGCTCTTACATTTGGATTTATCAACTGAAAAAATCCAAGAGGCAATTGATTCCACTCGGATTCCTGGTCGTTATCACTTGCTTAGTCATGCCCCGATGGTTATTCTAGATGGGGCACATAATATTCAAGCTATGCAAAATTTACTTGAATTTGTGCATGCTCAAAAGAAGAAATTAAATGGAAAATTACGAGTTTTAATCACAATGATGAAAGATAAGGACATTGAAGAGGTCTTTTCATTGTTTGATCCGGATGATGAGATTGTTTTAACGACAATTCCATATCCTCGAGCTGCAAAACTAGCTGATTTTCCAAAAAATATTCGATCTAATTATCTCTATCAGGTTAACTGGCAGGATGCTTTTGATGAACTGCAAAACAAAAGCAAAAATAATGATATTTTGCTAGTTACAGGTTCATTCTATCTTGTTGGTGCGGTGTTAGAGATGGAGGGCATTGATGCAAGTCCAAGGAATTAA
- a CDS encoding JAB domain-containing protein produces MKIANDNHYMLNTDTELLSQLLINLEETGINSFQKLDQKLHELEISSFNDLLNYASGPNCDSQVAIMLEEIVDRIRLADSDRNSIFTSSMEVGIYLANKLAGHKQEEFWALYLDNGNHIIAEKKIFQGTLDRSIAHPREIFRWAVIYSCSGIFIAHNHPSGKLLPSNNDFKLTNELKKAADFMKIDLLDHFIVGKGHYLSMKENELF; encoded by the coding sequence ATGAAAATTGCGAATGATAATCATTACATGTTAAATACGGATACAGAATTATTGTCCCAGCTGTTAATAAATTTAGAAGAAACTGGAATTAATAGCTTTCAAAAATTAGATCAGAAGTTGCATGAATTAGAAATCAGTAGTTTTAATGATTTGCTTAATTATGCTTCTGGTCCAAATTGTGACAGTCAAGTTGCAATTATGCTTGAAGAAATTGTTGATCGAATTCGTTTGGCGGATTCAGATCGTAATTCAATCTTTACTTCAAGTATGGAAGTAGGAATATATTTAGCAAATAAACTTGCCGGGCATAAGCAAGAAGAATTTTGGGCTCTATATTTGGATAATGGCAATCATATTATTGCTGAAAAGAAGATTTTTCAAGGAACGCTAGATCGATCAATTGCCCATCCACGTGAAATTTTTCGTTGGGCCGTGATTTATAGTTGTTCAGGAATTTTTATTGCTCATAACCATCCTAGTGGTAAGTTGTTACCTTCTAACAATGATTTTAAATTGACAAATGAACTGAAAAAAGCTGCTGATTTTATGAAAATCGACCTTTTGGATCATTTCATTGTTGGAAAAGGACATTATTTGAGTATGAAAGAGAATGAATTGTTTTAA
- the mraZ gene encoding division/cell wall cluster transcriptional repressor MraZ — MFMGEYHHNLDSKGRLIIPAKFRSQIGEKMILTRGMEGCIFGYTVSAWQKIESKLAHLPLTKRNVRKFMRMFYSGAMESGFDKQGRVNLTTTLKEHAGLIKECVIIGVSDRIEIWSKERWNIFSDEAIEDYDDIAENLDDIEL, encoded by the coding sequence ATGTTCATGGGTGAGTATCACCACAATCTAGATAGCAAAGGTCGCCTAATTATACCAGCGAAATTTCGCAGTCAAATTGGAGAAAAGATGATACTTACTAGAGGAATGGAAGGTTGTATTTTTGGCTATACTGTGTCAGCATGGCAAAAAATAGAATCTAAATTAGCGCACCTTCCGTTGACTAAGAGAAATGTACGTAAATTTATGCGTATGTTTTACTCTGGTGCGATGGAAAGCGGGTTCGACAAGCAAGGGCGTGTGAATCTGACCACGACATTAAAAGAGCATGCCGGGCTTATAAAAGAATGTGTCATCATTGGAGTTTCTGATCGAATCGAAATTTGGTCAAAGGAACGTTGGAATATTTTTTCTGACGAAGCTATTGAAGACTATGATGACATCGCAGAAAATTTAGATGACATTGAACTATAA
- a CDS encoding DUF4044 domain-containing protein translates to MARKKKKKSGFQKLTIVMAWLMAVITLAAVIASAVEAMVSAGWL, encoded by the coding sequence ATGGCTCGCAAGAAAAAGAAAAAATCCGGCTTTCAAAAATTAACAATTGTAATGGCCTGGTTGATGGCTGTAATTACTTTAGCTGCTGTTATTGCCTCAGCGGTTGAAGCAATGGTTTCAGCTGGATGGCTTTAA
- the mraY gene encoding phospho-N-acetylmuramoyl-pentapeptide-transferase produces MLSSIIALISSLVLTAIFLPWLIIFMHSHHEGQEIRDEGPKWHQKKSGTPTMGGTIFVLAAVVSTLWVTIWQHDLTKTVWILIISLLGYGIIGFLDDGIKLYYKRNLGLRAWQKLLLQIIIAVVIVLIAASDGFKFGLYIPFVGVVDSVVLFTIFIIFWLVGFSNAVNLSDGLDGLATGLSIIAYGTYAYLAYKQNNLAILIFCMSVIGGLITFLIFNHKPAKIFMGDAGSLALGGGLAAVSIFLNRPWSLLLIGIVFVCETASVILQVISFQTTGKRIFKMTPIHHHFEMLGWSEWKVDIVFWLVGLVGSILYIVIWG; encoded by the coding sequence ATGCTTAGTAGCATTATTGCATTAATTAGTTCATTAGTATTAACTGCTATATTTTTACCATGGTTGATTATCTTTATGCATTCTCACCATGAAGGTCAAGAAATTCGTGACGAGGGTCCAAAATGGCACCAGAAAAAGTCAGGAACTCCTACTATGGGAGGAACCATCTTTGTTTTAGCTGCGGTTGTTTCAACTTTATGGGTAACTATTTGGCAACACGATTTAACTAAAACAGTTTGGATTTTGATCATTAGTTTACTTGGATATGGGATTATCGGTTTTCTTGATGATGGAATTAAATTGTATTACAAACGCAATTTAGGATTGCGTGCATGGCAAAAATTATTATTACAAATCATCATTGCCGTAGTTATTGTATTAATTGCGGCAAGTGACGGTTTCAAATTTGGCTTGTACATTCCATTTGTGGGTGTAGTTGATAGCGTTGTCTTGTTTACAATCTTCATCATCTTCTGGCTTGTCGGCTTCTCTAATGCCGTAAACTTGTCAGATGGTCTTGATGGATTGGCAACAGGACTTTCTATTATTGCTTATGGTACTTATGCTTATCTTGCTTATAAGCAAAATAATTTGGCAATTCTTATCTTTTGTATGAGTGTAATTGGTGGTTTGATTACTTTCTTAATCTTTAACCATAAACCAGCTAAAATCTTTATGGGAGATGCTGGTTCACTTGCATTAGGTGGAGGACTTGCTGCTGTAAGTATTTTCCTTAACCGTCCATGGTCATTGCTTTTGATCGGAATTGTATTTGTTTGTGAAACTGCTAGTGTAATTTTACAAGTTATTTCTTTCCAAACTACCGGTAAGCGAATTTTCAAAATGACGCCAATTCACCATCACTTTGAAATGTTAGGCTGGTCAGAATGGAAAGTTGATATTGTCTTTTGGCTAGTTGGTTTAGTTGGTAGTATTTTGTATATAGTAATCTGGGGTTAA
- the mreC gene encoding rod shape-determining protein MreC produces the protein MKKFLENKKLLSAFVIVIVILSILGGSVSLRNKRNTPLLIQSFGNDVVGVGARIVDIPLGWVSGGLNNVHSILTTQSENDHLKSQVTNLGQTKARNSTLEAENKQLRSALKLKDTLSGYSMVDASVISRSSDTWSDLLVINKGSSAGIQKNMAVMCGGGVIGRIIEVNAASSKVELITTTDKSANRFSVQATASNGKSVHGIITVDSDGSLAFTQVVDSRKLKQGTRVYTSGMGGNSPKGLLIGTVATTTRDSFGLSDLIKINPAGELNDPSVVTVIRRKVAN, from the coding sequence ATGAAGAAATTTCTGGAAAATAAAAAATTATTATCAGCATTTGTAATTGTAATTGTGATATTGTCGATATTGGGTGGGAGCGTTAGTTTGCGTAATAAGCGCAACACTCCTTTACTAATCCAAAGTTTCGGCAATGATGTAGTAGGGGTAGGTGCTAGAATTGTAGATATTCCTCTGGGATGGGTCTCAGGCGGCCTTAACAATGTTCATAGCATTCTTACTACCCAAAGTGAAAACGATCATTTAAAGAGCCAGGTTACTAATTTAGGTCAAACTAAGGCAAGAAACTCTACTTTAGAAGCAGAAAATAAACAACTTAGATCCGCTTTAAAACTTAAAGATACTTTAAGTGGATATAGCATGGTAGATGCTTCAGTTATTTCACGTTCATCTGACACTTGGTCAGATTTATTAGTGATTAATAAAGGATCTTCTGCTGGTATTCAAAAGAACATGGCTGTTATGTGTGGTGGTGGAGTTATCGGAAGAATTATTGAAGTCAATGCTGCTTCGTCTAAAGTAGAATTGATTACGACTACTGATAAATCCGCTAACCGCTTTTCAGTGCAAGCTACTGCTTCAAACGGTAAGAGCGTCCACGGAATTATTACTGTAGATTCTGATGGAAGTTTGGCCTTTACTCAAGTAGTTGATAGCCGCAAGTTGAAGCAAGGCACTAGAGTTTATACAAGTGGAATGGGCGGTAACTCTCCTAAAGGTTTACTCATTGGTACTGTTGCCACTACCACTCGTGATAGCTTTGGATTATCTGATTTGATTAAGATTAATCCTGCCGGTGAATTAAATGATCCTTCAGTCGTAACTGTAATTAGAAGAAAGGTGGCAAATTAA
- a CDS encoding penicillin-binding protein: MKKKISNLKLQKSKAHGYRFTVGRILQIVVALVFLVFVGRFLYIGISKTVNGQNLSQRTQQLYKRNQVLKATRGTIYDKNGLAIAEDSHLYTIYAILDKSSINYKNKPEYVVNKKKTAEKLATVLPMSAKTILKYLNPKHKAFQVQFGAGGSDLTKNQRDKIVAMKLPGIKFLETPSRLYPNGNFASHIVGLAQPEYNKKDGSQSLVGTMGLEAWYDNILKGRDGYRISSVDASENQMPNGSQTYKAPKNGDDLYLTIDSQLQTYLEDRLTYVQQQYDPVSMTAVVEDMKTGKILAASQRPTFNPQTKKGLSKSYRNILVQDAYEPGSVFKILTLAAAVNTGTYHPNEYYKSGSVTIGNATIHDWNNSGWGTIPLSQAFPRSSNTGFVHIERDMGKKKWKSYLNKFHIGQKTGVTLPGEQAGFISFASPVDQAVTSFGQGVNVNVMQMMQAFSSLANNGQMVKPQFVDRVTNSEGETIKGYQIQKVGTPIYSETTRKVILDNMKKVLNKQIGTGAAYKMPGESIAIKTGTAQIANPKGGGYLKGDSNYIFSVVGVTPANNPRYCVYLTMKQPRRMSKPAERILASIFKPIMGRVITLSKNADNSSIAVKTPNLKDMSYDAAEKKAQSLGLNLVKIGSGSKITDQVLTKGQKQESGSKVFVLTSGKITCPDMKGWGIEDLHQFASLSGVKINIDGNGRVQSQSVKPGTTLTAGTKININLKE, from the coding sequence ATGAAAAAGAAAATTAGTAATTTAAAATTACAGAAATCCAAAGCCCACGGCTACCGCTTTACGGTGGGGAGAATTCTCCAAATAGTCGTGGCTTTGGTTTTTCTTGTATTTGTAGGTAGATTTTTATATATAGGCATATCAAAAACCGTTAATGGGCAAAATTTATCACAACGTACCCAGCAATTGTATAAGCGAAATCAAGTGTTAAAAGCAACCCGAGGTACCATTTATGATAAAAATGGTCTCGCGATTGCAGAAGATTCGCATTTATATACAATTTATGCAATTTTAGATAAGTCATCTATTAACTATAAAAACAAACCTGAATATGTAGTTAATAAAAAGAAGACAGCAGAAAAATTGGCTACAGTGTTACCAATGTCTGCTAAAACGATTTTAAAATATTTAAATCCAAAGCATAAAGCTTTCCAGGTACAATTTGGAGCGGGAGGAAGTGACTTAACTAAGAATCAACGCGACAAGATTGTTGCTATGAAGTTACCAGGGATCAAGTTCCTTGAAACACCTTCTCGTCTTTATCCAAATGGAAACTTTGCTTCTCATATTGTTGGACTTGCACAGCCTGAATACAATAAAAAAGATGGCTCACAGAGTTTAGTCGGAACTATGGGACTTGAAGCTTGGTATGATAATATTTTAAAGGGTCGGGATGGTTACCGGATTTCTTCTGTAGATGCTTCTGAAAATCAAATGCCAAATGGCAGTCAAACCTATAAGGCACCCAAAAATGGTGATGATTTATATTTGACGATTGATTCTCAACTTCAGACTTATCTTGAAGATAGATTGACATATGTTCAACAACAGTATGATCCAGTAAGCATGACAGCTGTCGTTGAAGATATGAAAACTGGGAAAATTTTAGCTGCTTCTCAAAGACCGACATTTAATCCTCAAACTAAGAAGGGATTATCTAAGTCTTACAGAAACATTTTGGTCCAAGATGCATATGAACCTGGATCAGTATTTAAAATTTTGACTTTAGCTGCTGCTGTAAATACTGGTACTTATCATCCGAATGAGTACTACAAGTCAGGGTCCGTCACGATTGGAAATGCTACCATTCACGACTGGAACAATAGCGGTTGGGGAACCATTCCTCTTTCTCAGGCCTTTCCACGTTCAAGTAACACTGGTTTTGTTCATATTGAACGAGATATGGGAAAGAAAAAATGGAAGAGTTATCTGAATAAATTCCATATTGGTCAAAAAACTGGGGTCACCTTACCAGGGGAACAAGCAGGATTTATATCTTTTGCTAGTCCAGTTGATCAAGCTGTAACTTCTTTTGGTCAGGGTGTAAATGTAAATGTTATGCAAATGATGCAAGCATTTAGTTCATTAGCTAATAATGGTCAAATGGTTAAGCCACAATTTGTTGATCGAGTTACTAACTCTGAAGGAGAGACCATCAAAGGCTATCAAATTCAAAAAGTAGGCACACCTATTTATTCTGAAACTACCCGAAAAGTTATTTTAGATAATATGAAGAAGGTACTTAATAAGCAAATTGGTACTGGGGCAGCTTATAAGATGCCGGGTGAAAGCATAGCTATTAAGACCGGTACTGCTCAAATTGCCAATCCTAAAGGGGGAGGATATTTAAAGGGTGATAGTAATTACATCTTTTCTGTAGTTGGGGTAACCCCGGCAAATAATCCACGGTACTGTGTATATTTGACGATGAAGCAACCCCGAAGAATGAGTAAGCCCGCAGAAAGAATCTTGGCTTCAATTTTTAAGCCAATCATGGGTCGAGTAATTACTTTATCAAAGAATGCTGATAATTCTTCAATAGCTGTTAAAACTCCTAACTTAAAAGACATGAGTTATGACGCAGCTGAAAAGAAGGCTCAAAGTCTAGGTTTGAATCTTGTTAAAATCGGATCAGGATCTAAGATTACTGATCAAGTTTTAACCAAGGGGCAAAAACAGGAGTCTGGCAGTAAAGTCTTCGTCCTTACCTCTGGTAAAATTACATGTCCAGATATGAAAGGATGGGGGATTGAAGATCTTCATCAATTCGCCAGTTTATCTGGTGTAAAAATTAATATCGATGGAAACGGTCGTGTGCAATCTCAGAGTGTAAAACCGGGAACCACGTTAACGGCTGGTACAAAAATAAATATCAATTTAAAGGAGTAG
- the mreD gene encoding rod shape-determining protein MreD yields MRVFRQWILAIALFVALVLDGSIAFYLHQFMTWGDYGASSWLMPIGVMLIGLFDDVNPKEIWLALGAGIVADIYSLGIIGVYTVFLPLACWSCQKVARFLPEMFWSRLIVVLIGVSALDVYSWLVLSMVGLISVSIHTMLMSLLLNLAWSIVFTALTYVIWGNLAQDYPFLVDMQAYRQ; encoded by the coding sequence ATGCGCGTTTTTAGACAATGGATTTTGGCTATTGCGCTTTTTGTTGCCTTGGTATTAGATGGATCAATTGCGTTTTATCTGCATCAATTTATGACGTGGGGCGACTATGGCGCTTCAAGTTGGCTAATGCCGATTGGTGTAATGTTAATTGGGCTATTTGATGATGTTAATCCAAAAGAAATCTGGCTAGCATTGGGCGCAGGAATTGTGGCAGATATATATTCTTTAGGAATTATTGGTGTTTATACTGTGTTTTTGCCTTTAGCATGTTGGTCTTGTCAAAAAGTAGCTCGCTTTTTGCCTGAAATGTTTTGGTCAAGATTGATAGTTGTATTAATCGGAGTAAGTGCATTAGATGTTTACAGTTGGCTCGTGTTATCAATGGTAGGATTGATTTCAGTTTCAATTCATACTATGCTAATGAGTTTATTGCTCAATTTAGCTTGGTCAATTGTATTTACAGCTTTGACTTATGTAATCTGGGGTAATTTAGCCCAAGATTATCCATTTTTAGTAGATATGCAAGCATATCGTCAATAA
- a CDS encoding HAD family hydrolase — protein MQVQGIKENIKGIIFDLDGLLVNSEKLYWQANIEAAKEYHLNTPEDAYLKLTGATEKEMQEFYHKYFKSIQDRDQFIKRTDDLVWKWTDKRKLKLQKGVQEALDKFQELNLPMAIASSNYDEVVQHALWATGIRNYFNFYLSYKDVQNGHIKAKPAPDIYLLAAKKLRISPDKLLIFEDSSTGVQAAKNADIKCVMIPDLIPPSAKDKQNATMICTDFFDFLKKI, from the coding sequence ATGCAAGTCCAAGGAATTAAGGAAAATATTAAGGGCATAATTTTTGATTTAGATGGATTACTAGTTAATTCTGAAAAATTATATTGGCAAGCTAACATTGAAGCTGCAAAAGAATATCATTTAAATACCCCAGAAGATGCTTATTTAAAGCTTACTGGTGCGACAGAAAAAGAAATGCAGGAATTTTATCACAAGTATTTCAAAAGTATCCAGGATCGTGATCAGTTCATTAAGCGCACAGATGATTTGGTGTGGAAATGGACTGATAAAAGAAAGCTCAAATTACAAAAGGGAGTTCAAGAAGCTCTTGATAAGTTTCAAGAATTAAACTTGCCAATGGCGATTGCTTCAAGTAATTATGATGAAGTAGTCCAACATGCTTTGTGGGCGACAGGAATTAGAAATTATTTCAACTTTTATTTAAGCTATAAAGATGTTCAAAATGGACATATTAAAGCTAAGCCTGCACCGGATATCTATTTACTGGCTGCAAAGAAGTTAAGAATCTCACCAGATAAGCTTTTGATTTTTGAAGATTCATCAACGGGGGTTCAAGCAGCCAAAAATGCAGATATTAAGTGTGTAATGATTCCAGATTTAATTCCGCCTTCCGCTAAAGATAAACAGAATGCGACAATGATCTGTACGGATTTTTTTGATTTTTTGAAAAAGATTTAA
- the ftsL gene encoding cell division protein FtsL, producing the protein MADSSARRVEFETNRKTETEKAQQVGLDGRQVRWTGLEKTLLILGSIVTLTMMIFLVSSSISATSAQHELTANQQSVTRQENKITDLRQEIGELTSSSRLNKVAREKGLTLIEKNIRTIR; encoded by the coding sequence ATGGCTGATAGCTCAGCAAGAAGAGTAGAATTCGAAACAAATAGAAAAACAGAGACTGAAAAAGCACAACAGGTTGGACTTGATGGTCGTCAAGTTCGCTGGACCGGATTAGAGAAAACTTTACTTATTCTAGGAAGCATCGTGACTCTTACCATGATGATTTTCTTAGTTTCTTCTAGTATTTCTGCAACCTCGGCTCAACATGAATTGACAGCCAATCAGCAATCTGTTACCAGACAGGAAAATAAGATTACTGACTTACGCCAAGAAATTGGCGAGTTAACCTCTAGTTCACGGCTTAATAAAGTGGCTCGTGAAAAAGGGTTAACTTTGATAGAAAAAAACATTAGGACAATCCGCTAA
- a CDS encoding DUF3397 domain-containing protein: MLWIFLLPIIGLGLAFLINLIFPRAQFRGYDVLPFFFIAACNLITIQRNIPSFLPYGFLIYFILAIIVSVKSAIKNKNISLGRTFRKLWNYLAASTALWYLGLLVVLFIV; encoded by the coding sequence ATGCTCTGGATTTTTTTATTACCAATAATTGGACTAGGATTAGCTTTTTTGATTAATTTGATTTTTCCGCGGGCACAGTTTAGAGGATATGATGTTTTACCATTTTTCTTTATTGCCGCTTGTAATTTGATTACGATTCAACGAAATATTCCATCGTTTTTGCCTTATGGATTTTTAATTTATTTTATTTTAGCAATTATTGTTTCAGTGAAATCAGCTATTAAAAACAAAAATATCTCATTAGGACGAACTTTTAGAAAATTATGGAACTATTTAGCTGCTAGTACCGCGTTATGGTATTTAGGATTATTGGTTGTATTATTTATAGTTTAG